The Pantoea trifolii nucleotide sequence CACTGGATCAGAGTAATGAAACTTTAATCAATTTGCTGGCCGGCTGGTTCCGCGATATTGGCTTCAGTGTAGAAGTGCAGCCGGTACCTGGCACGCGGCATAAATTCAACATGCTGGCGCGCAGCGGATTGGGCGCAGGCGGCCTGTTACTGGCCGGTCATACTGACACCGTGCCCTATGATGATGGCCGCTGGACGCGCGATCCCTTCACGCTGACGGAACACGACAACAAGCTGTACGGCCTGGGCACCGCCGATATGAAAGGCTTCTTTGCCTTTATTCTGGATGCGCTGCGTGACGTTGACGTGACCAAACTCAGCAAGCCGCTCTACATCCTCGCCACCGCCGATGAAGAGACCACCATGGCGGGCGCGAAGTATTTCTCTGAATCAACGCAACTGCGACCAGATTGCGGCATCATCGGCGAGCCAACCTCGCTCAAGCCAGTACGCGCGCACAAAGGTCATCTGTCGAATGTGATTCGTATTCAGGGACAATCGGGCCACTCCAGCGATCCGTCACGCGGCGTCAACGCCATTGAGCTGATGCATGAATCCATCACCCAACTGATGCAGCTGCGTAACACACTGAAAGAGCGCTACAACCACGATGGGTTTGCCATTCCTTATCCAACCATGAACTTCGGCCATATTCATGGTGGCGATGCCGCCAACCGCATTTGCGCCTGCTGTGAATTGCATATGGATATTCGTCCGCTGCCGGGCTTAACCCTGAGCGATTTGGATGGTTTACTGAATGACGCGCTGGCACCGGTGAGTGCACGCTGGCCAGGACGATTAACCGTGGGCGAACTGCATCCGCCGATTCCAGGCTACGAATGCCCGGCCGATCATGAGCTGGTGCAAGTGGTGGAGAAGCTGCTGGGCGTGCCAACCGAAGTGGTAAACTATTGCACTGAAGCGCCTTTTATCCAGCAATTGTGCCCAACGCTGGTTTTAGGCCCGGGATCTATCAATCAAGCCCACCAACCTGATGAGTTTATTGATACCGCATTTATCAAGCCGACTCATGCGCTTATCACTCAAGTCGTGCAGCATTTTTGTCATTGATGAACAACAGATGGGGCATTTCACTGTTAAATCAGCAAATTGCCCCGTCATTGTTCGGGATTTGATAATAAGAATAACTTATCTCGCTTCGCTGCAAGCAAATTCTTTGAATTTCCGCCATTTAGCAGCACATTTACGTAGATTTAAGGCAATTGACGTGCAGGAAGATACGTGGCTAGATAAAAGACGATGTTATGCCCGTGGGTAAATCATTCCCGTGGGGATATTTAAAAAGATGATGAGGGTGTCAGGGTCCAATGAACGAACAATATTCCGCAATGCGAAGTAATGTCAGTATGCTCGGCAAACTGCTCGGGGATACGATTAAGGATGCACTAGGAGAGAACATCCTCGACCAGGTGGAGACCATCCGTAAACTCTCTAAGTCATCCCGTGCGGGAAATGACACCCATCGTCAGGAACTGCTGACCACGCTGCAAAATCTGTCGAATGACGAGCTGCTGCCGGTGGCGCGTGCCTTTAGCCAGTTCCTTAATCTCACCAACGTCGCTGAACAGTACCAAACCATTTCGCGGAGCGGTGATGGCGCGAACCATCCTGAACTGCTGAAAAAGACTTTCGAGCGCCTGAAACAGCAAGGCGATATCAGCGAAGCGGCAATCCGTCAGTCAATTGAAGAGCTTTCACTGGAGCTGGTGCTGACTGCGCACCCCACCGAAATTACCCGCCGCACGCTGATCCATATGCTGGGCGAAGTGAACAGCTGCTTGCAGCAACTCGATCACAGCGACATTTCCGATTACGAGCGCACGCAGGTGATGCGCCGTCTGCGCCAGTTGGTGGCACAAGCGTGGCACACCGACGAAATCCGCAAATACCGTCCAACGCCAATCGATGAAGCCAAATGGGGCTTTGCCGTGGTGGAGAACAGCCTGTGGCAAGGCGTGCCCGCCTTCCTACGTGAGCTGAACGAGCAAGTTGAAGAGACCTTTGGCATTAAGCTGCCGGTCGATTTCGTGCCGATTAAATTTACCTCGTGGATGGGCGGCGACCGTGACGGCAACCCGAACGTCACCGCACCGATTACCCGCCACGCGATGCAGCTGAGCCGCTGGAAAGCCGCGGACCTGTTCCTGCGCGATATCGGCGTGCTGGTTTCTGAGCTGTCGATGTCCGAATGTAGCGACGAAGTACGCGAGCTGTGCGGCGATCCGGAAGCGCTCGAGCCGTACCGTATGGTGCTGAAGCGCATTCGCAGCCAGCTCATGACCACGCAAGCCTATCTTGGCCGTCGTCTGAAAGGCGAGCGCCTGCCGCGTCCGGCCGATCTGCTGGTCTCCAACGATCAGCTGTGGGAACCGCTGTTCGCTATCTACCAATCTCTGCAACAGTGCGGCATGGGCATCATCGCCAACGGCCAGCTGCTGGACACGCTGCGCCGCGTG carries:
- the argE gene encoding acetylornithine deacetylase; translated protein: MKTKLPPFIELYRQLIATPSISATDSALDQSNETLINLLAGWFRDIGFSVEVQPVPGTRHKFNMLARSGLGAGGLLLAGHTDTVPYDDGRWTRDPFTLTEHDNKLYGLGTADMKGFFAFILDALRDVDVTKLSKPLYILATADEETTMAGAKYFSESTQLRPDCGIIGEPTSLKPVRAHKGHLSNVIRIQGQSGHSSDPSRGVNAIELMHESITQLMQLRNTLKERYNHDGFAIPYPTMNFGHIHGGDAANRICACCELHMDIRPLPGLTLSDLDGLLNDALAPVSARWPGRLTVGELHPPIPGYECPADHELVQVVEKLLGVPTEVVNYCTEAPFIQQLCPTLVLGPGSINQAHQPDEFIDTAFIKPTHALITQVVQHFCH